ATCTTGATTCCTCTGCCATTTCTATTTTTGAAGTGAAAAAGGAGCATGTGTTTGTCCGGAATCAAATCGCACGCGGCCATCATTTATTTGCTCAGGCGAATTCACTGGCAGTTGCGGTAATAGATGATGAACTGGCCTTAACGGCTAAGGCGAATATTCGTTTTACAAGACAGGTTAAAGAAAAAGAAAGAGTTATCGCTAAAGCTAAAGTGATAAAAGTAGATGAAGATAAAGGAAGAACGACTGTTGATGTAAACAGTTATGTAGGAACTGAGCTGGTTTTCTCAGGCACATTTGAAATGTATCGATCAAAAACAATGAAAAAGGCAGGTTTCAGCAATGAAGATCGCAATTGATGCAATGGGAGGAGACAATGCTCCTAAAGCAATCGTAGAAGGTGCAATGAAAGCTGTCACTCTATTTAACGATATTGAGATTACCTTATACGGTAAAGAAGCTCTTA
The window above is part of the Metabacillus dongyingensis genome. Proteins encoded here:
- the fapR gene encoding transcription factor FapR, which translates into the protein MRKSKKERQAMLQQTINKTPFITDEELADKFSVSIQTIRLDRLELSIPELRERIKHVAVKQLDDEVKSLPLEEVIGEIIDLDLDSSAISIFEVKKEHVFVRNQIARGHHLFAQANSLAVAVIDDELALTAKANIRFTRQVKEKERVIAKAKVIKVDEDKGRTTVDVNSYVGTELVFSGTFEMYRSKTMKKAGFSNEDRN